A section of the Phacochoerus africanus isolate WHEZ1 chromosome 4, ROS_Pafr_v1, whole genome shotgun sequence genome encodes:
- the LOC125124422 gene encoding olfactory receptor 5B2-like, with translation MTLMENISEVTEFLLIGLADALEMQMPFFIIFTLIYLITLIGNLGMIMLILLDSRLHTPMYFFLSNLSLVDCVYASAVTPKVMAGFLTGDKIISYNACATQMFFFAAFATIESFLLASMAFGCHAAVCKPLHYTTTMTSTVCALLVTGSYLCGLSQSSIHVALTFHLSFCHSNVVNHFFCDIPPLLDLSCSDIYTNEIMLFTLAACNIFFTLLVILNSYLFILIAILRMHSVEGQKKAFSTCASHLTTVSIFYGTIIFMYLRPSSSHSVDSDKVASVFYTMVIPMLNPVVYSLRNKEVKGAFKKMVEPKEFADRLDLEAEKKEATPTKGHSLPPRGEMEEEQVVRKIQG, from the exons ATGACCTTGATGGAGAACATTTCAGAGGTGACTGAATTCCTTCTCATAGGGTTAGCAGATGCCCTAGAGATGCAGATGCCTTTCTTTATAATCTTCACTCTCATTTACCTCATCACTCTGATTGGGAACCTTGGGATGATCATGTTGATTCTGTTGGATTCTCGACTCCACActcccatgtactttttcctcagtAACCTTTCCCTCGTGGATTGTGTGTATGCATCCGCTGTTACTCCCAAAGTAATGGCGGGGTTTCTCACAGGAGATAAGATTATATCCTACAATGCATGTGCCACCCAGATGTTTTTCTTTGCAGCCTTTGCTACTATTGAAAGTTTCCTCCTGGCCTCGATGGCCTTTGGTTGCCATGCAGCAGTGTGCAAACCCCTGCACTACACCACCACCATGACAAGTACTGTGTGTGCTTTGTTGGTCACTGGCTCCTACCTCTGTGGACTCTCACAGTCTTCCATCCACGTTGCCTTGACTTTCCACCTCTCCTTCTGCCATTCCAATGTGGTTAATCACTTTTTCTGTGACATTCCCCCACTGCTGGATCTTTCTTGTTCTGATATCTACACAAATGAGATTATGCTCTTCACATTGGCCGCATGCAATATCTTTTTCACTCTTTTGGTTATCTTGAACTCTTACCTGTTTATTCTCATTGCTATCCTGAGAATGCACTCAGTTGAGGGACAGAAaaaggccttctccacctgtgcctcccacctcACCACTGTTTCCATCTTCTACGGGACAATCATCTTCATGTACTTACGGCCAAGTTCCAGTCATTCCGTGGACTCAGACAAAGTGGCATCTGTGTTCTACACCATGGTCATCCCCATGCTGAACCCTGTGGTCTACAGTCTGAGGAACAAGGAGGTCAAGGGTGCATTTAAGAAAAtg GTGGAGCCAAAAGAATTCGCCGACAGGTTGGATTtagaggcagaaaagaaagaggcGACCCCTACAAAGGGTCATAGTTTACCTCCAAGAGGAGAAATGGAAGAGGAGCAGGTAGTGAGGAAAATCCAGGGCTAA